One region of Pogona vitticeps strain Pit_001003342236 chromosome 1, PviZW2.1, whole genome shotgun sequence genomic DNA includes:
- the MYCN gene encoding N-myc proto-oncogene protein, producing the protein MPGMVSKNPDLEFDSLQPCFYPDEDDFYLCGPDSTPPGEDIWKKFELLPTPPLSPSPAGLQENPPGGAPGSWGGAASAALRGFRTGDPLDWASELLLLPPEADLWGGGDGRDAFEMGLGESSNLNAIIIQDCMWSGISATEKLERAVHEKLQRKGGTAAAPATAGSAATLPPAAAAASAAASAATAPAPNTSSGNNSGSQATSEELNNSVSECVDPAVVFPFPMNKREPVVAAAAAPASAAGGVAGLRVNIGGGGSSIINHGGGGGGGGAGGGIAQGLAGPAQRHGSSNSGRHLGTASDSRTNNSSGDDTLSDSDEEDEEDDEEEIDVVTVEKRRSSSYKSVTTLTIAVRPKNATTFASVRTQPHEVLLKRCAPIHQQHNYAAPSPYIESEEVPPQKKLKNEAPRLVKTAAPPKPKSCSPRNSDSEDSERRRNHNILERQRRNDLRSSFLTLRDHVPELVKNEKAAKVVILKKATEYVHSLQAEEHKLLLEKEKLQVRQQQLIKKLEHMQTC; encoded by the exons ATGCCCGGGATGGTCAGTAAAAACCCGGACCTCGAATTTGACTCTCTGCAGCCTTGTTTCTATCCGGACGAGGACGATTTTTATTTGTGCGGTCCGGACTCCACGCCCCCAGGGGAGGACATCTGGAAAAAGTTTGAACTGCTCCCTACCCCGCCGCTGTCTCCCAGCCCGGCCGGTCTGCAAGAGAACCCCCCAGGAGGAGCCCCCGGGTCATGGGGAGGAGCAGCATCAGCGGCGCTCAGGGGCTTCCGAACCGGCGACCCCCTGGACTGGGCTTcggagctgttgctgctgccccCAGAGGCCGACCTGTGGGGCGGCGGGGACGGCAGGGATGCTTTCGAGATGGGCTTGGGGGAGAGCAGCAACCTCAACGCCATCATCATCCAGGACTGTATGTGGAGCGGCATCTCAGCCACGGAGAAGCTCGAGAGGGCCGTGCACGAGAAGCTGCAGAGGAAAGGAGGAACAGCTGCCGCGCCTGCCACAGCTGGCTCGGCTGCCACCCtgcctcccgccgccgccgccgcctcggctgCCGCCAGCGCCGCCACGGCCCCCGCCCCCAACACCAGCTCTGGGAACAATAGTGGCAGCCAAGCCACCTCCGAGGAGCTCAACAACTCTGTGTCCGAGTGTGTGGATCCCGCCGTGGTCTTTCCTTTCCCGATGAACAAGAGAGAGCCAGTtgtcgcagcagcagcagcgccagcCTCAGCTGCTGGGGGAGTGGCTGGCCTCCGGGTGAACATtggcggcggtggcagcagcattATTAaccacggaggaggaggaggagggggtggtgctggtggtgggatCGCGCAAGGGCTGGCAGGTCCCGCTCAGCGACATGGGAGCAGTAATAGCGGCCGCCACCTGGGCACGGCTAGCGACAGCAGGACCAACAACAGTTCAGGGGATGATACGCTCAGTGATTCTG atgaagaggatgaagaagatgacGAAGAAGAAATTGATGTGGTCACTGTGGAAAAAAGGCGCTCTTCCTCTTACAAGTCTGTTACCACCCTAACTATTGCGGTGCGCCCTAAAAATGCCACCACCTTTGCCTCTGTGAGAACTCAACCACACGAAGTCCTCCTAAAGCGCTGTGCCCCAATTCATCAGCAGCATAACTATGCCGCGCCTTCGCCCTATATCGAAAGTGAAGAGGTGCCCCCCCAGAAAAAGCTAAAAAACGAAGCCCCTCGTCTGGTGAAAACTGCGGCCCCGCCAAAGCCGAAGAGCTGTAGCCCACGAAACTCCGATTCAGAAGACAGTGAGCGCCGACGTAACCACAACATCCTGGAGCGTCAAAGGCGTAATGATTTGAGGTCGAGTTTCCTTACGTTAAGGGACCATGTGCCAGAACTGGTTAAAAACGAGAAAGCCGCCAAAGTGGTCATCTTGAAAAAAGCCACTGAGTATGTCCACTCCCTCCAGGCTGAGGAGCACAAGTTGTTGCTAGAAAAGGAAAAATTGCAAGTCCGACAGCAGCAGTtgataaaaaaattagaacacaTGCAGACTTGTTAA